From one Bacillus sp. FJAT-42376 genomic stretch:
- a CDS encoding metallophosphoesterase, which yields MKTFRILLISLVIFILTALPYEGHANEDFSFVWMTDTQYYAKAHPKILISQMDWIVKNRVPARISYLTHTGDLVHNPREYSQWERNDQAFRKLDDQGFAYGVLPGNHDFTFDGGLQPYHRFFGEHRFKSKPFYKVSFLDNCGHYDIAGGKLFVYMGWCKAGKGEVKWMNRVLKHHKNLDAVLAFHDYLTYKGTRSKNGERIYQEVVVPNKNVKLVLSGHYYGVSARLDTPQKGRKVYQLLANYQGLAEGGGGYLKILTWKQTGIQVRTYSPYLNKEREKPYVLKLD from the coding sequence ATGAAAACTTTTCGAATACTGCTGATTTCACTCGTGATATTTATTCTGACGGCTCTGCCTTATGAGGGGCATGCAAATGAAGATTTCTCTTTTGTATGGATGACGGATACCCAATATTATGCGAAAGCCCATCCTAAAATCCTGATCAGCCAAATGGACTGGATCGTAAAAAACAGAGTTCCTGCCAGGATTTCTTATTTGACCCATACAGGAGACCTGGTGCATAATCCGAGGGAATACAGCCAATGGGAAAGAAATGACCAGGCATTCCGCAAGCTTGACGATCAGGGATTTGCCTATGGTGTTCTGCCTGGGAATCATGATTTTACTTTTGACGGCGGCCTCCAGCCTTACCACCGTTTTTTCGGCGAGCACCGCTTTAAATCCAAGCCTTTTTATAAGGTTTCTTTTCTGGATAACTGCGGTCACTACGATATAGCGGGTGGAAAGCTTTTTGTTTACATGGGCTGGTGCAAGGCTGGAAAAGGCGAGGTGAAATGGATGAACCGTGTTCTGAAGCATCATAAAAACTTGGATGCAGTCCTTGCCTTTCATGATTACTTAACGTACAAAGGGACCCGAAGCAAAAACGGAGAAAGAATATACCAAGAGGTAGTAGTGCCGAACAAAAATGTAAAACTCGTCCTAAGCGGGCATTATTATGGAGTATCAGCAAGGCTGGATACTCCGCAAAAAGGCAGAAAAGTGTATCAGCTGCTGGCCAACTACCAGGGCCTTGCTGAGGGAGGCGGAGGATATCTGAAGATTCTCACCTGGAAACAGACCGGCATTCAAGTGAGAACATACTCTCCGTATTTAAATAAAGAACGGGAAAAACCATATGTACTAAAGCTGGATTAG
- the lgt gene encoding prolipoprotein diacylglyceryl transferase: protein MIGTIQPLNPIAIELLGLKVHWYGIIIGLGALLGLWIAVRESVRRGFHKDTFIDLVLFAIPIAIICARLYYVAFQWDYYSQNPAMIPQIWQGGLAIHGGLIGAVATGVVFSRIKKISFWKLADIAAPSIILGQAIGRWGNFMNQEAFGGPVTRGFLESLHLPNFIINQMYIDGQYYHPTFLYESLWNLAGFALLMFLRRVNLRRGELFLSYVIWYSVGRFFIEGMRTDSLMLTANLRIAQVISIVLVLIAISLIIYRRKSGLSKARYLDTE from the coding sequence ATGATCGGAACGATCCAGCCGCTCAATCCGATAGCGATTGAGCTTCTAGGACTGAAGGTGCACTGGTACGGAATTATTATCGGCTTAGGCGCCCTGCTCGGCTTGTGGATTGCAGTAAGGGAAAGTGTCAGAAGAGGTTTTCACAAAGATACATTTATTGATTTAGTTCTGTTTGCGATTCCCATTGCCATTATTTGTGCAAGGCTCTATTATGTTGCCTTTCAATGGGATTACTACTCTCAAAACCCCGCGATGATTCCTCAGATCTGGCAGGGAGGGCTTGCCATCCACGGCGGCTTAATTGGAGCGGTTGCAACGGGAGTGGTTTTCTCGAGAATCAAAAAGATTTCATTCTGGAAGCTTGCGGACATCGCGGCTCCAAGTATCATTCTTGGCCAGGCCATTGGCCGCTGGGGTAATTTCATGAACCAGGAAGCCTTTGGCGGACCGGTAACAAGGGGATTTTTGGAAAGCCTTCATCTACCGAACTTCATTATTAATCAAATGTACATAGACGGACAGTATTATCACCCGACATTTTTATACGAATCACTCTGGAATCTGGCAGGCTTCGCCTTGCTCATGTTTTTGCGGAGAGTGAATTTAAGAAGAGGGGAACTGTTTTTATCGTACGTCATTTGGTATTCTGTCGGCCGGTTCTTTATTGAAGGAATGAGAACGGACAGCTTGATGCTGACAGCAAACCTTAGAATTGCGCAGGTCATTTCCATAGTCCTGGTTTTAATAGCAATCTCTTTGATCATATATCGCAGAAAGAGCGGACTTTCAAAAGCGCGTTACCTGGATACAGAATAA
- the hprK gene encoding HPr(Ser) kinase/phosphatase, with the protein MPKVRTKDLMEKFKMELISGEEGINRPITTSDLSRPGLEIAGYFAYYPKDRVQILGKTELSFFEKLPRHEKEERMAGLCTSITPAIIVSRDLEIPEELREASEKNGVPVLKSSMKTTRLSSHLTNFLESKLAPTTAVHGVLVDIYGVGVLIIGKSGVGKSETALELVKRGHRLVADDCVEIRQEDQNTLIGNAPELIEHLLEIRGLGIIDVMTLFGAGAVRSNKRITLVIDLETWDAKKQYDRLGLEEETMKIIDTNIQKLTVPVRPGRNLAVIIEVAAMNFRLKRMGLNAAEQFTTKLADVIEEGER; encoded by the coding sequence ATGCCTAAAGTACGTACAAAGGATTTAATGGAAAAGTTTAAAATGGAGCTCATTAGCGGTGAAGAGGGAATTAACCGTCCGATTACGACAAGCGACCTGTCAAGACCGGGGCTTGAAATCGCAGGGTATTTTGCCTATTACCCAAAAGACCGGGTACAAATTCTCGGGAAGACAGAGCTCTCTTTTTTTGAAAAGCTGCCAAGACATGAAAAAGAAGAACGGATGGCTGGATTATGCACGTCCATTACTCCGGCAATTATCGTGTCGAGAGATCTGGAAATTCCGGAAGAGCTTAGAGAGGCTTCTGAAAAAAATGGTGTGCCTGTTTTAAAATCTTCTATGAAAACAACTCGTCTTTCCAGTCATTTAACAAACTTTTTAGAAAGCAAGCTTGCCCCTACTACGGCCGTTCACGGAGTTCTGGTTGATATTTATGGGGTCGGTGTGCTGATTATCGGAAAAAGCGGAGTAGGGAAAAGTGAAACAGCTCTTGAGCTAGTGAAACGCGGACACCGTCTGGTAGCAGACGATTGTGTAGAAATCCGCCAGGAAGATCAGAATACGCTGATTGGGAATGCTCCCGAGCTGATTGAGCATTTGCTCGAAATCCGCGGTCTTGGAATCATTGATGTGATGACCTTATTCGGCGCTGGTGCTGTCCGCAGCAACAAGCGCATTACACTTGTCATCGATTTGGAGACATGGGACGCGAAAAAGCAATATGACCGCTTAGGGTTAGAAGAAGAAACCATGAAAATCATCGATACGAATATTCAAAAGCTAACTGTCCCTGTTCGTCCGGGCCGAAACTTAGCGGTGATCATCGAAGTGGCTGCGATGAATTTCCGTCTGAAAAGAATGGGGCTGAATGCGGCTGAGCAATTTACTACAAAGCTTGCAGATGTAATTGAAGAAGGAGAGCGCTGA
- a CDS encoding ATP phosphoribosyltransferase regulatory subunit, translating into MFMFEKPLGMRDTLPALYKRKSAVRKKIMREISGWGYDFIETPTLEYYETVGVQSAILDQQLFKLLDQQGKTLVLRPDMTAPIARVAASRMAGNSPLRLSYQANVFRAQQREGGRAAEFEQIGVELIGDASISADAEAISLMISALRASGLQNFRVAIGHIGFADALFKEILGNQERADKLRRFLYEKNYVGYREHVKSLALSSIDKQRLLDFLTLRGDAGKMLEALSICESNDCREAIDELQKLWSMLEEFGAAEYVKLDLNIVSHMSYYTGILFEVYTDKVGFPLGNGGRYNRLMEKFDRPAAATGFGLQLGQLLEALDETEREEPKYCVIFSQERIREAIEYAGSLRKDGKMTVLQNLSGVEDVDSFTKQFEEVAYFIGSKRGASDE; encoded by the coding sequence ATGTTTATGTTTGAAAAGCCTCTTGGCATGAGGGATACGCTTCCTGCTCTTTATAAAAGGAAGAGTGCGGTCAGGAAGAAAATTATGAGGGAAATCAGCGGATGGGGATACGATTTTATTGAAACTCCTACGCTTGAATATTATGAAACGGTTGGTGTACAGTCGGCGATTTTGGATCAGCAGCTGTTTAAATTGCTGGATCAGCAGGGGAAAACACTCGTGCTCCGGCCGGATATGACGGCTCCGATTGCGAGGGTGGCGGCTTCTAGGATGGCAGGAAATTCTCCGCTCCGGCTTTCTTATCAGGCGAATGTATTCAGGGCGCAGCAGCGGGAAGGCGGACGTGCTGCGGAGTTTGAGCAGATAGGAGTGGAATTGATCGGGGATGCGTCCATCAGTGCGGATGCGGAGGCCATTTCTCTTATGATTTCTGCGCTTCGTGCTTCCGGTCTTCAAAATTTCAGGGTAGCTATCGGCCATATTGGGTTTGCGGATGCTCTTTTCAAAGAGATTCTTGGGAACCAGGAACGAGCTGATAAGCTAAGACGTTTTCTTTATGAGAAAAATTACGTCGGATACCGCGAGCATGTAAAATCTCTTGCATTGTCTTCTATTGATAAGCAGCGCCTTTTGGATTTTCTTACGTTAAGAGGGGATGCGGGTAAGATGCTTGAGGCTCTGTCCATCTGTGAATCCAATGATTGCAGAGAGGCCATTGATGAGCTTCAAAAGCTTTGGAGCATGCTTGAAGAATTCGGCGCAGCTGAATATGTAAAGCTTGATTTAAATATTGTCAGCCATATGAGTTATTACACAGGGATTTTATTTGAAGTATATACGGATAAGGTTGGTTTTCCGCTTGGAAATGGCGGAAGGTATAACCGCCTGATGGAGAAATTTGACCGCCCTGCGGCGGCGACTGGTTTTGGCCTGCAGCTTGGCCAGCTTCTTGAAGCGCTGGATGAAACGGAAAGAGAAGAACCGAAGTATTGCGTGATTTTCTCCCAGGAGCGGATAAGAGAAGCGATCGAGTATGCCGGTTCTTTAAGAAAAGACGGGAAAATGACGGTGCTCCAAAATCTTTCCGGTGTGGAGGATGTGGATTCCTTTACAAAGCAGTTTGAAGAGGTGGCTTATTTTATCGGTTCGAAAAGAGGTGCTTCTGATGAGTGA
- the hisG gene encoding ATP phosphoribosyltransferase, protein MSDVLTIAMPKGRIFEEAAELLREAGYKLPPEFDDSRKLILDIPEENLRFFLAKPMDVSTYVEHGVADVGIAGKDVLLEEERDVYEVLDLQISRCYLAVAGLPDHPMSEVAPRIATKYPNIASSYFREQGEQVEIIKLNGSIELAPMIGLSDRIVDIVSTGRTLKENGLIEYEHITEVTSRLIVNPVSYRMKDVQIDELAERLSKAVNNR, encoded by the coding sequence ATGAGTGATGTGCTGACGATTGCAATGCCTAAAGGAAGAATTTTTGAAGAGGCTGCTGAGCTTTTGAGGGAAGCCGGCTACAAACTTCCGCCGGAGTTTGACGACAGCCGCAAGCTGATTTTGGATATTCCGGAAGAAAATCTCCGCTTCTTTCTGGCTAAGCCGATGGATGTGTCTACCTATGTTGAACACGGGGTTGCAGATGTAGGCATTGCAGGAAAAGATGTATTGCTTGAAGAAGAAAGGGATGTGTATGAGGTGCTGGATCTTCAAATCAGCCGCTGTTATTTGGCCGTTGCCGGTTTGCCGGATCATCCGATGAGTGAGGTGGCACCGAGGATTGCGACGAAGTATCCAAACATTGCGTCCAGTTATTTCAGGGAACAAGGTGAGCAAGTGGAGATTATTAAGCTGAATGGCTCTATTGAGCTTGCTCCTATGATTGGCCTCTCCGACCGCATTGTTGATATTGTTTCTACAGGCCGTACGCTTAAGGAAAACGGGCTCATTGAATATGAGCACATTACGGAAGTGACGTCCCGGCTGATTGTCAATCCTGTCAGCTACCGGATGAAGGATGTCCAGATTGATGAACTGGCGGAGCGTCTGTCAAAAGCGGTGAATAACCGGTAG
- the ppaX gene encoding pyrophosphatase PpaX, with the protein MKRNTILFDLDGTLINTNELIIESFLHTLNHYRPGQYSREKVLPFIGPTLAETFQSIDPEKTDEMIGMYRSFNHKQHDELVTEFATVFETVAKLHHEGFKLGIVTTKIRDTVNMGLKLTKLDQFFDVVVTLDDVEHAKPHPEPVLKALTLLGSQPDEAIMVGDNHHDIEAGKNAGTLTAGVAWTIKGREYLSAYDPDYMLEQMSDLLHIAGVE; encoded by the coding sequence ATGAAAAGGAATACCATTCTGTTTGATTTGGACGGAACACTGATTAATACAAACGAACTGATTATTGAATCGTTTTTGCATACGCTGAATCATTACCGTCCCGGCCAATACAGCCGGGAAAAAGTGCTGCCTTTCATTGGGCCAACGCTGGCTGAGACCTTTCAATCGATTGATCCCGAAAAAACAGATGAAATGATTGGGATGTACCGCTCATTCAATCATAAGCAGCATGATGAGCTAGTAACGGAGTTTGCCACTGTTTTCGAAACGGTGGCAAAGCTCCATCACGAAGGGTTCAAGCTTGGAATTGTCACAACAAAAATCCGGGATACCGTCAATATGGGTCTGAAGCTGACGAAGCTTGACCAGTTTTTTGACGTGGTAGTCACTCTCGATGATGTCGAGCACGCCAAACCCCACCCGGAACCGGTATTAAAAGCATTGACATTGCTTGGATCACAGCCTGATGAGGCCATTATGGTTGGCGATAACCACCATGATATAGAAGCCGGAAAGAATGCCGGCACACTGACAGCAGGCGTTGCCTGGACAATAAAAGGCAGAGAGTATCTTTCAGCCTATGACCCCGACTATATGCTGGAGCAAATGAGTGATTTGCTCCATATTGCCGGAGTGGAATAA
- a CDS encoding phage holin family protein, which translates to MIRWIISVLINAVILMVCALIFKDDFQIVSIWAAVIASLVLSIINVLIKPFLIILTLPVTVLTLGLFLFVINAITLMITQGIMGDAFNISGFGTSLLASIVISLLHLIVQKGVIEPMRENK; encoded by the coding sequence GTGATTAGATGGATCATCAGTGTTCTTATCAATGCAGTCATATTAATGGTTTGTGCACTGATTTTTAAAGATGATTTTCAAATTGTCAGCATTTGGGCAGCGGTCATAGCGAGCCTCGTCCTATCTATTATTAACGTTTTAATTAAACCGTTCTTAATAATATTGACCCTCCCTGTCACGGTCCTGACTTTGGGTCTGTTCCTGTTTGTCATCAATGCGATTACGCTTATGATTACACAGGGAATCATGGGAGATGCTTTTAATATCAGCGGTTTCGGTACATCCTTGCTGGCCTCCATTGTTATTTCCCTCCTCCATCTGATTGTTCAGAAAGGTGTTATTGAACCGATGAGGGAGAACAAATAA
- a CDS encoding PspC domain-containing protein: MKKLTRSRSNKKVAGVLGGIAERYGLNANLLRIIFLIALIPTSGGLLFVYLLLVFLLSKEGDSFRD; this comes from the coding sequence ATGAAGAAACTGACGCGATCAAGAAGCAACAAAAAAGTGGCGGGGGTTCTAGGCGGAATTGCAGAAAGATATGGATTGAATGCCAACTTACTGCGGATCATTTTCCTTATCGCCTTAATACCAACTTCCGGAGGCCTGCTTTTCGTGTACCTGCTCCTAGTATTCTTGTTATCCAAGGAAGGAGATTCCTTCCGTGATTAG
- a CDS encoding DUF4097 domain-containing protein, which translates to MQEERRRILKLVEEGKLTVEEALSLIEKLDHEKESHEKKWASFSPSILLKKDEKEKQTTYSENQEETGAGKTASKLMNWIDFAVKKVKEMDLDLAIGTSYDVQHIFQFSGKGLKEWDVQIVNGNVTFTPWSEEDVRIECETKVYQTEDAVQAKEAFLKNFYSEMEGSKLRIQCEKKSMKANVRIYLPSKVYDSAKVKLFSGPIRGEQLTVKDFKAKTANGVISLTGLSGEKAELETANGQIKLAQHQFQTVEAETIHGMIDVRGAGKKLDLQSFNGKILLQTSDPECKTIHCSAATGSVEISIPQGIKASGELKSNLGSLHCYLDALEVTGEKHESIAKELKFRSNESAPGDLSVFADSKTSSVVLKHIER; encoded by the coding sequence GTGCAGGAAGAACGCCGAAGGATCTTAAAGCTCGTAGAGGAAGGAAAGCTCACAGTAGAAGAAGCTCTTTCTCTTATCGAAAAACTTGATCATGAAAAGGAAAGCCATGAAAAAAAATGGGCCTCCTTTTCTCCTTCTATTTTGCTTAAAAAGGATGAAAAAGAGAAGCAGACAACATATTCAGAGAACCAGGAAGAAACGGGTGCCGGAAAAACAGCTTCCAAATTAATGAACTGGATCGACTTTGCTGTCAAAAAGGTAAAGGAGATGGATCTTGATTTAGCAATAGGCACTTCATATGATGTTCAGCACATTTTCCAGTTCAGCGGAAAAGGACTGAAAGAATGGGATGTCCAGATTGTAAACGGAAATGTCACCTTTACCCCTTGGTCTGAGGAAGATGTCCGGATTGAGTGCGAGACGAAAGTGTACCAAACAGAGGATGCTGTTCAGGCAAAGGAAGCATTCCTGAAAAATTTCTACAGTGAAATGGAAGGCAGCAAGCTTCGAATTCAATGTGAAAAAAAATCCATGAAAGCAAATGTCCGGATCTACCTGCCATCTAAAGTATATGACTCGGCAAAAGTTAAACTGTTTAGCGGTCCCATTAGAGGGGAACAGCTAACAGTAAAGGATTTTAAAGCAAAAACCGCTAACGGAGTCATTTCGTTAACGGGACTTTCAGGAGAAAAAGCAGAACTTGAAACAGCTAATGGACAGATAAAATTGGCTCAGCACCAGTTTCAGACGGTAGAAGCCGAGACGATTCATGGAATGATTGATGTCCGGGGAGCCGGAAAGAAGCTGGATCTTCAAAGCTTTAACGGCAAAATTCTGCTGCAGACTTCAGACCCGGAATGCAAAACCATTCATTGCAGTGCCGCAACGGGCAGCGTCGAAATCTCCATCCCTCAGGGTATAAAGGCGAGTGGGGAATTGAAATCAAATCTGGGCTCACTTCATTGCTACCTGGATGCCCTTGAAGTGACGGGAGAAAAACACGAGTCTATCGCTAAAGAGCTGAAGTTCCGGTCCAATGAATCTGCACCGGGCGACCTGTCTGTATTTGCTGATTCAAAAACAAGTTCTGTTGTTTTAAAGCATATAGAGAGGTGA
- a CDS encoding acyltransferase, with translation MRRTTRYPVTGANSLWHIYKTVPFWKVARNFAVIQLARYTPFLGMKNWMYRTFLGVEAGKQTSFALMVMLDIMFPEKIKVGRNTVIGYNTTILAHEYLIKEYRLGDVIIGDEVMIGANSTILPGVTIGDGAIVSAGTLVHKDVPAGAFAGGNPMRIIYTKEEMEKRAIMEPAEQID, from the coding sequence GTGCGAAGGACGACACGCTATCCGGTGACCGGAGCCAACTCTCTATGGCATATATACAAAACGGTGCCATTCTGGAAAGTAGCCAGAAACTTTGCCGTCATCCAGCTTGCCAGATACACCCCGTTTCTCGGCATGAAAAATTGGATGTACCGCACCTTTCTCGGAGTGGAAGCGGGGAAGCAGACATCGTTTGCCCTCATGGTCATGCTCGACATCATGTTTCCTGAAAAAATTAAAGTAGGCCGCAATACGGTAATTGGCTACAATACGACGATTCTTGCCCATGAGTACCTGATTAAAGAATATCGTCTTGGAGATGTGATAATCGGCGATGAAGTCATGATTGGCGCCAACAGTACGATTTTACCTGGAGTGACCATCGGAGACGGAGCCATCGTCTCCGCCGGCACCCTCGTACACAAAGATGTCCCTGCCGGCGCATTCGCAGGCGGCAACCCGATGCGGATTATTTATACAAAAGAAGAAATGGAAAAAAGAGCGATCATGGAACCCGCTGAACAGATAGACTGA
- a CDS encoding DUF4870 domain-containing protein — translation MKTDKLVSSLCYFSVLFAPFLFPLIVYFVTDDPGSKHHAKKSFISHIIPAATILVYIFLFLGTAFAGQDQLIGIVFLSGFPVILLINFAVFVWNIVKGINILKTV, via the coding sequence ATGAAAACCGATAAATTGGTGTCTTCTCTTTGTTATTTCAGTGTGCTGTTTGCCCCGTTTCTGTTCCCGCTGATTGTTTATTTTGTAACGGATGATCCAGGGTCAAAACATCATGCTAAAAAGTCATTTATATCCCATATTATTCCTGCCGCAACCATTCTTGTCTATATCTTTCTTTTCCTTGGAACTGCCTTTGCCGGACAGGATCAGCTGATTGGAATCGTCTTTCTTTCAGGTTTTCCAGTCATTCTTCTCATTAATTTTGCCGTATTTGTCTGGAACATTGTAAAAGGCATTAACATTTTAAAAACAGTTTAA
- a CDS encoding nucleoside recognition domain-containing protein: MKASLAKGWKAGLSTTWTLGKVIFPVTLLVGILRHTPVLDWIIHAITPLMGLIGLRGEAAIPLVLGNFLNLYAGIAGILTLDLSVKEVFILAVMLSFSHNLIIESTVAAKVGVKLWLILIVRIGLALVSAAVINAVWHGGGEMARYGFIAKTQSQPDGWGEILLEAVGKGLLGIAQLAAIVIPLMIIMQFMKDFGWLKVFSRWMAPVTRFLGMRENTSMTLVAGLTIGLAYGAGVMIQAVKEDGVSYRDLTLAFIFLVSCHAVVEDTLIFVPLGIPVLPLFLIRVMTAVVLTVIIAKCWKQPDSSARKEPVHEKEYHSV, from the coding sequence CTGAAGGCAAGTTTAGCAAAAGGCTGGAAAGCAGGGCTTTCGACAACCTGGACACTTGGAAAAGTCATTTTTCCTGTCACACTTCTTGTAGGGATCCTTCGCCATACCCCTGTACTGGATTGGATCATTCACGCCATCACGCCTTTGATGGGACTGATTGGACTAAGAGGTGAGGCAGCCATTCCTCTCGTTCTTGGAAACTTTTTAAACTTGTATGCCGGAATTGCCGGGATCTTAACACTGGATTTATCCGTAAAAGAAGTTTTTATTTTAGCGGTTATGCTTTCTTTTTCCCACAACCTTATCATTGAATCGACGGTTGCGGCAAAGGTCGGAGTTAAGCTTTGGCTTATTCTTATTGTGAGGATTGGCCTGGCGCTCGTATCGGCTGCTGTAATCAACGCGGTCTGGCACGGCGGCGGAGAAATGGCCCGGTACGGATTCATTGCGAAAACCCAAAGCCAGCCGGATGGCTGGGGAGAAATACTGCTTGAAGCGGTCGGAAAAGGTCTGCTTGGCATTGCGCAGCTTGCAGCCATTGTCATTCCGCTCATGATCATCATGCAGTTTATGAAAGATTTTGGCTGGCTCAAAGTCTTTTCAAGATGGATGGCACCTGTCACAAGATTTCTCGGCATGAGAGAAAATACGTCAATGACACTTGTTGCCGGTTTAACGATTGGCCTTGCCTATGGAGCGGGAGTCATGATCCAGGCGGTAAAGGAGGATGGGGTCAGCTATCGGGATCTCACCCTGGCTTTTATCTTTCTCGTATCCTGCCATGCCGTTGTGGAAGACACACTTATTTTTGTCCCGCTCGGGATACCGGTTCTGCCCTTATTTCTAATAAGGGTGATGACAGCCGTCGTATTGACCGTCATTATAGCGAAGTGCTGGAAACAGCCTGATTCTTCAGCAAGAAAGGAACCTGTTCATGAAAAGGAATACCATTCTGTTTGA